The proteins below come from a single Cannabis sativa cultivar Pink pepper isolate KNU-18-1 chromosome 3, ASM2916894v1, whole genome shotgun sequence genomic window:
- the LOC133028925 gene encoding pentatricopeptide repeat-containing protein DOT4, chloroplastic, which yields MFMVAKSSPNLFSVSPTQDHDCKTDLLRSSTASLPFQLSPRSYLPSLNSASSFPVIRSSASAAKVVSHEIKMSYLCKVGNLKKAMELLCGSQKSELELKTYCDVLELCAEKKSLQDGRKVHSFICESGVPVDGHLGAKLVFMYVTCRDLREARRVFDIICSDRVFLWNLMINEYAKIRNHKESVNLFMMMQQLGVQANSHTLSCILKCFAALRNVKEGKRVHAYICKMGFVSHNTVMNSLIAFYFKNGNVESAQKVFDELLDRDVISWNSMISGYAANDMGEKGVEIFTQMICLGIDVDLATLVNVLVACADIGTSWLGRAIHGYAIKACFHREIMFCNTLLDMYSKCGDMSAAVQVFKKIGKKSVVSWTSMMAGYVREGLSDDAIEIFYEMQTNGISPDIFTVTSILHACACSGSLDDGKVIHNYIRENDMDSDLFVCNALMDMYAKCGSMEDAHMVFSHMPTKDIVSWNTMIGGYSKNCLPNEALELFSEMQHHLKPDSRTVACILPACASLAALDKGREIHSHIIRNGYFQDRIVANALVDMYVKSGLLVLGQLLFDMIPQKDLFSWTVMISGYGMHGFGKEAIAAFAEMRNSGIEPDAVSFISILYACSHSGLLDEGRKFFNIMRNECNIEPMLEHYACIVDLYSRTGNLSMAYKFIKTMPIKPDATIWGALLCGCRTYHDVKLAEKVAERVFELEPENTGYYVLLANIYAEAEKWEEVRKLRMKIGRKRLKKNPGCSWIEIRGKVNIFFSSGDSQPLAKQIESLLKMLRARMKEENYFPKLKYALINADDMEKEIALCGHSEKLAMAFGILSLPPGKTIRVTKNLRVCVDCHEMAKFISKTSGRAIILRDSNRFHRFENGCCSCRGFW from the coding sequence ATGTTCATGGTGGCTAAATCCTCACCAAACTTATTCTCAGTCTCACCGACTCAAGACCATGACTGTAAGACAGACTTGCTAAGATCCTCAACTGCTTCTCTTCCATTCCAATTGTCCCCAAGAAGCTACTTGCCATCTCTCAATTCAGCCTCTTCTTTTCCCGTAATCCGATCATCTGCTTCGGCTGCTAAAGTCGTCAGCCATGAAATTAAGATGAGCTATTTATGTAAAGTGGGTAACCTGAAAAAGGCCATGGAGTTGCTTTGCGGGTCCCAAAAATCAGAGCTCGAGTTAAAGACTTACTGCGATGTTTTAGAGCTCTGTGCAGAGAAAAAATCATTACAAGATGGAAGAAAGGTCCACTCTTTTATTTGTGAGAGTGGGGTACCTGTTGATGGGCATTTGGGTGCAAAACTTGTCTTTATGTACGTAACTTGTAGAGATTTACGAGAAGCAAGACGGGTTTTCGATATTATTTGCAGTGACAGGGTTTTCCTTTGGAATCTTATGATAAATGAGTATGCAAAGATTCGTAATCATAAGGAGAGTGTAAATTTGTTTATGATGATGCAACAGTTGGGTGTTCAAGCAAATTCCCATACATTGTCTTGTATTTTGAAGTGCTTTGCAGCCTTAAGAAACGTAAAAGAAGGCAAAAGGGTTCATGCATATATTTGTAAAATGGGTTTTGTTTCTCACAACACGGTTATGAATTCTTTGATTGCTTTTTACTTTAAAAATGGGAACGTTGAAAGTGCACAGAAGGTGTTTGATGAATTGCTTGATAGAGATGTTATATCCTGGAATTCTATGATTAGTGGGTATGCGGCTAATGATATGGGGGAGAAGGGAGTTGAAATTTTCACACAGATGATTTGTTTGGGTATTGATGTGGATTTGGCCACATTAGTGAACGTTCTAGTGGCTTGTGCAGATATTGGAACTAGTTGGCTGGGAAGAGCCATCCATGGCTATGCGATAAAAGCTTGTTTTCATAGGGAAATCATGTTTTGCAATACTTTACTTGACATGTATTCAAAATGTGGGGACATGAGTGCTGCAGTTCAAGTTTTTAAGAAGATTGGCAAAAAAAGTGTGGTGTCATGGACTTCAATGATGGCAGGTTACGTCCGAGAAGGTCTTTCAGATGATGCTATCGAAATATTCTATGAAATGCAAACAAATGGAATTAGCCCAGATATCTTTACTGTTACGAGCATACTTCATGCTTGTGCTTGTAGCGGATCACTGGATGATGGAaaagttattcacaattacattaGAGAGAATGATATGGATTCAGATTTGTTTGTCTGTAATGCGCTAATGGATATGTATGCCAAATGTGGAAGCATGGAAGATGCTCACATGGTTTTCTCTCATATGCCTACAAAGGACATTGTCTCATGGAATACCATGATCGGAGGTTACTCCAAAAACTGTCTTCCAAATGAAGCTCTCGAATTATTTTCTGAGATGCAACATCATTTAAAGCCTGACAGTAGAACAGTAGCATGTATCCTTCCTGCTTGTGCTAGCTTAGCAGCTCTAGACAAGGGCCGCGAGATCCATAGTCACATAATAAGAAATGGCTATTTCCAAGATCGAATTGTTGCTAATGCACTTGTTGACATGTATGTAAAGTCTGGGCTGTTAGTACTTGGACAATTACTTTTTGATATGATTCCTCAAAAGGACCTGTTCTCATGGACTGTGATGATCTCTGGATACGGGATGCATGGATTTGGCAAGGAAGCTATTGCTGCCTTTGCTGAAATGAGAAATTCAGGAATTGAACCTGATGCGGTTTCCTTCAtatctatactttatgcttgcAGTCATTCAGGATTACTTGATGAGGGGCGGAAGTTTTTCAATATTATGAGAAATGAATGCAACATTGAGCCAATGTTGGAACATTATGCATGTATTGTAGATCTTTATTCCCGAACTGGGAATTTATCAATGGCTTATAAGTTTATTAAAACTATGCCAATTAAACCAGATGCCACAATCTGGGGTGCTTTGCTTTGTGGGTGTAGGACCTACCATGATGTTAAACTAGCAGAGAAAGTTGCAGAACGGGTTTTTGAACTAGAGCCTGAGAATACAGGTTATTATGTTCTTCTTGCCAATATATATGCTGAGGCAGAAAAGTGGGAGGAAGTGAGGAAGCTAAGAATGAAAATTGGTAGGAAAAGGCTAAAGAAGAATCCAGGCTGTAGTTGGATAGAGATCAGAGGCAAAGTTAATATATTCTTCTCCTCTGGTGATTCACAACCGCTGGCAAAACAGATTGAGTCACTACTGAAGATGCTAAGAGCGAGAATGAAGGAAGAAAATTACTTTCCCAAACTGAAGTATGCCTTGATTAATGCAGATGACATGGAGAAAGAGATTGCACTCTGTGGGCACAGTGAGAAATTAGCTATGGCTTTCGGAATACTGAGCTTGCCACCCGGAAAAACCATAAGAGTCACCAAAAATCTTAGA